Proteins from a single region of Hordeum vulgare subsp. vulgare chromosome 6H, MorexV3_pseudomolecules_assembly, whole genome shotgun sequence:
- the LOC123405816 gene encoding uncharacterized protein LOC123405816, translating into MFIAGINKKPKFEEKKAIIEEKVGIAFALENVEMRHSTGSLRLPAPPSTTSDAGATPAASALQRELFTKKGGVRRFSWGWRKEQQQQQAGCAVCPFCRAAVRLAEHQHV; encoded by the exons ATGTTCATCGCGGGGATCAATAAAAAGCCCAAGTTCGAAGAGAAAAAGGCCATCATCGAAGAGAAGGTTGGGATCGCATTCGCTTTAGAGAACGTGGAGAT GCGACACAGCACGGGAAGCCTCCGGCTCCCGGCCCCGCCGAGCACCACCAGCGACGCTGGCGCGACGCCGGCGGCTAGCGCGCTGCAGCGAGAGCTGTTCACCAAGAAAGGCGGCGTCCGGCGGTTCAGCTGGGGCTGGAggaaggagcagcagcagcagcaagcggGGTGCGCGGTGTGCCCCTTCTGCCGCgccgccgtccgcctcgccgaGCACCAGCATGTCTAG